In Corylus avellana chromosome ca2, CavTom2PMs-1.0, the following proteins share a genomic window:
- the LOC132171209 gene encoding uncharacterized protein LOC132171209 isoform X2, whose product MSSENPRKWRFTWEAQSHVPNLRLFIFDSYTMPSVQCQNLKVHLNPSQSLVLVSWFEELEVSLRVPTPRVLVDPESPVSFRAFDDHIEVKLVLLLPVDHPIVSSFDSVLNLSEGRENVVFDALKPLEMDSDLKSLSSSGGVHFYCRSCSFKLTKSPLRHFVEMPSVDWREVADNWFGTCCCSFGGISEKLVTGYAKSYTCAEGICQLSSTTVTLCKDDLVEWKSHDQVECQRSDSGTDINGDNGFGEAGLDSRSQCGGLITCDDPKSDLPKNVASAPGCCDHEESHVLNHVDEDHTHHVSETKETKANQKCLLNGFLGNVFMVRSFNRSVDVEWIEYVCPQCSSLLGAYPYGNGYAPVDSGVRLFKCYISTCTPVGGSGDLFRGYTLERMFTNQLLESAKDESSYRTVVKDVKTKSPLLQIVLLNPNSWSCAGYCVDAEGDTGPVSSMYLHPVIKVLFSDCSNSTESQSRMIEEWETKNLADEVFMLNCQIKELIKSLVSRKDLVPASYSCLQGLSLSSMRR is encoded by the exons ATGTCCTCCGAAAACCCTAGAAAATGGCGGTTCACATGGGAAGCCCAATCTCACGTCCCGAACCTTCGGTTATTCATATTCGATTCGTACACTATGCCCTCGGTTCAGTGCCAGAATCTCAAGGTCCATCTCAATCCCTCACAGTCTCTGGTCCTGGTGAGCTGGTTTGAAGAACTCGAAGTCTCGCTCAGGGTTCCGACTCCACGGGTTCTGGTCGACCCTGAGTCTCCCGTTAGCTTCCGAGCCTTTGATGATCACATTGAGGTCAAGCTCGTCCTGCTTCTTCCGGTCGATCATCCAATCGTTTCGAGTTTCGATTCCGTGTTGAATTTGTCCGAAGGCCGAGAAAATGTGGTCTTTGATGCACTGAAGCCACTAGAAATGGACTCCG ACCTGAAGAGTCTATCTTCTAGTGGAGGAGTTCACTTCTACTGTAGAAGTTGCTCGTTTAAGCTGACTAAAAGTCCTCTCAG ACATTTTGTGGAAATGCCATCAGTTGATTGGCGAGAGGTGGCTGATAACTGGTTCGGGACTTGCTGTTGTTCCTTTGGAGGTATAAGTGAGAAGCTGGTGACTGGGTATGCAAAATCATATACATGTGCTGAGGGTATTTGCCAGTTAAGTTCCACAACTGTTACTCTTTGCAAGGATGATCTTGTGGAATGGAAATCCCACGACCAGGTTGAATGCCAGCGGTCTGACTCTGGAACAGATATCAACGGCGACAATGGATTTGGTGAAGCCGGTCTAGATTCTAGAAGTCAGTGTGGAGGATTAATAACCTGTGATGATCCAA AATCAGATCTCCCTAAAAATGTGGCATCAGCTCCTGGTTGCTGTGATCATGAGGAAAGTCATGTTCTGAATCATGTTGATGAAGACCACACTCATCATGTGTCTGAAACTAAGGAGACCAAGGCAAACCAGAAATGTTTGCTCAATGGCTTTCTTGGAAATGTGTTCATGGTTAGATCCTTCAATCGATCTGTAGATGTTGAGTGGATTGAATATGTTTGCCCTCAATGTTCATCTCTTCTTGGAGCATACCCTTATGGTAATGGTTATGCACCTGTAGATTCTGGAGTGCGGTTATTTAAATGTTACATTTCCACTTGTACGCCAGTTGGTGGATCGGGTGATTTATTCAG GGGGTATACGTTGGAAAGAATGTTTACAAATCAGCTCCTGGAAAGTGCAAAGGATGAATCATCATATCGGACTGTGGTTAAGGATGTGAAAACCAAATCTCCTTTGCTGCAAATTGTTCTTCTGAATCCAAATTCTTGGTCATGTGCTGGTTACTGTGTGGATGCAGAGGGTGACACCGGACCAGTTTCTAGTATGTATCTGCATCCTGTTATCAAGGTGCTTTTTTCTGACTGCAGCAACAGTACGGAATCTCAGTCAAG GATGATAGAAGAGTGGGAAACAAAGAATTTAGCTGATGAAGTTTTCATGTTGAACTGTCAAATAAAAGAATTGATCAAATCTCTGGTGTCAAGAAAGGATCTAGTTCCAGCCTCATATTCTTGCCTCCAAGGTTTATCTTTGTCATCTATGCGGAGGTAA
- the LOC132172997 gene encoding uncharacterized protein LOC132172997, giving the protein MFGTAIRCMAKKPKPKMKPIELKTPPEQTQTITRVIFDVVKEHGPLTIAETWDRVKEVGLRGLTSKRHMKIVLRWMRERQKLRQICNHVGPHKQFLYTTWFTKPNIKQAKPNYFPGHGQVSAGRGKGR; this is encoded by the exons ATGTTTGGAACGGCGATTAGGTGTATGGCGAAGAAACCCAAGCCGAAGATGAAACCGATAGAGCTGAAGACCCCGCCGGAGCAAACGCAGACCATAACCAGGGTCATCTTCGACGTCGTCAAAGAGCACGGTCCTCTCACCATTGCAGAAACCTGGGATCGTGTTAAG GAAGTTGGTTTGAGAGGATTGACGAGCAAGAGGCACATGAAAATAGTGTTGAGGTGGATGAGAGAGAGGCAGAAGCTTAGGCAAATATGCAACCACGTTGGGCCTCACAAGCAATTTCTCTATACAACTTGGTTCACTAAACCCAATATCAAGCAGGCAAAACCA AATTATTTTCCAGGTCATGGACAAGTGTCTGCAGGGAGAGGGAAGGGGAGATGA
- the LOC132171160 gene encoding mitogen-activated protein kinase homolog NTF3-like: MASVVEPPNGIRQRGKHCYSMWQSLFEIDTKYVPIKPIGRGAYGVVCSSINRETNEKVAIKKINNVFENRIDALRTLRELKLLRHIRHENVIALKDVMMPIHRTSFKDVYLVYELMDTDLHQIIKSSQPLSNDHCKYFLFQLLRGLKYLHSANILHRDLKPGNLLVNANCDLKICDFGLARTSGGNGQFMTEYVVTRWYRAPELLLCCDNYGTSIDIWSVGCIFAEILGRKPIFPGTECLNQLKLIINVLGSQQEADLEFIDNSKARKYIKSLPYSRGTQFSRLYPQADPLAIDLLQRMLVFDPTKRITVTEALQHPYMSGLYDPRCNPPAQVPISLDIDESLGEQMIREMMWNEILLYHPEAASAHA; the protein is encoded by the exons ATGGCGAGTGTAGTTGAGCCTCCGAATGGAATTAGGCAAAGAGGGAAGCATTGCTATTCAATGTGGCAAAGTTTGTTTGAGATAGATACCAAGTATGTGCCGATCAAGCCGATAGGCAGAGGGGCCTATGGGGTCGTGTGCTCTTCCATCAATAGGGAAACAAATGAGAAAGTTGCGATCAAGAAGATCAACAATGTGTTTGAGAACCGCATCGATGCGCTGAGAACGCTGAGGGAGCTGAAGCTTCTTAGGCATATCCGGCACGAGAATGTGATCGCTTTGAAGGATGTTATGATGCCGATTCATCGGACGAGTTTCAAGGACGTGTACTTGGTTTACGAACTTATGGACACGGATCTTCATCAGATTATTAAGTCATCGCAGCCGCTTTCGAATGATCattgcaaatattttctttttcag TTGCTTCGCGGGCTTAAGTATCTTCATTCAGCAAACATCCTTCACCGGGACTTGAAGCCTGGGAATCTCCTCGTGAATGCTAATTGTGACTTGAAAATATGTGATTTTGGGCTGGCACGAACCAGTGGAGGCAATGGTCAGTTCATGACAGAGTATGTTGTCACACGCTGGTACCGTGCACCAGAGCTCCTCTTGTGCTGTGACAATTATGGAACCTCCATTGACATCTGGTCTGTAGGATGCATCTTTGCTGAAATTCTTGGCCGGAAACCAATCTTCCCTGGAACTGAGTGCCTCAACCAGCTGAAACTGATTATCAATGTTCTTGGCAGCCAACAGGAAGCTGATCTTGAGTTCATTGACAATTCAAAGGCCAGGAAGTACATAAAATCACTGCCCTATTCAAGGGGGACACAATTTTCCCGTTTATACCCGCAGGCCGATCCTTTAGCTATAGACCTGTTGCAAAGGATGCTTGTGTTTGATCCAACTAAGAGAATTACCGTCACTGAAGCCCTCCAACACCCTTACATGTCAGGGCTGTATGATCCAAGATGCAATCCTCCTGCTCAGGTCCCAATTAGTCTTGACATTGatgaaagtttgggggaacAGATGATTAGGGAGATGATGTGGAACGAGATTCTGCTTTACCATCCTGAAGCTGCTTCTGCCCATGCATAG
- the LOC132172138 gene encoding bZIP transcription factor 11-like, whose protein sequence is MASSSTRANSSGSSTIQNSGSEGGDLQHVMDQRKRKRMLSNRESARRSRIRKQNHVDDLTAQACELTKENNQILTSMNMASQLYLNIEAENSILRAQMAELSQRLESLNGIINYMTSTNTTIFQTDNQDTPIQEYDSFMINNPWSSSLYLNHPIMASTDVFMY, encoded by the coding sequence ATGGCTTCTTCTAGTACTAGAGCGAATTCTTCAGGGTCCAGCACGATTCAGAACTCGGGGTCTGAAGGCGGCGATCTTCAGCATGTTATGGATCAAAGAAAGCGTAAAAGAATGCTGTCCAATCGTGAATCGGCACGTAGATCACGGATCCGCAAGCAGAATCATGTGGATGATCTGACGGCCCAGGCGTGTGAGCTCACAAAGGAGAACAACCAAATCCTCACAAGCATGAACATGGCCTCGCAGCTCTACTTGAACATCGAGGCTGAGAACTCCATTCTCAGAGCTCAGATGGCTGAGCTCAGCCAGAGGTTGGAGTCTCTCAACGGGATCATCAATTACATGACCTCCACAAACACTACTATTTTTCAGACTGATAATCAGGACACTCCGATCCAGGAATATGATAGCTTCATGATTAATAATCCATGGAGCTCTTCTCTCTATCTCAACCACCCCATAATGGCTTCCACCGACGTGTTTATGTActaa
- the LOC132172995 gene encoding uncharacterized protein LOC132172995, with the protein MAKHSGAWAASHTRWLLALLMMLSVSTLIAFLIRPAFDSCDRHVEVVKKRVDSAPQTGSAPSPLGFMKSKHVLLVSHELSLSGGPLLLMELAFLLRRVGAEVRWITIHKPAGTDEVIYSLEHKMLDRGVQVFSAKGQEAIDTALRADLVVLNTAVAGRWLDAVLKENVPRVLPKVLWWIHEMRGHYFRLEYVKHLPLVAGAMIDSHVTAEYWKNRTHERLGIKMPETYVVHLGNSKELMEVAEDSVAKRVLREHVRESLGVRNEDLLFAIINSVSRGKGQDLFLRSFYESLQLIQEKKLQVPRLHAVIVGSDMNAQTKFESELRNFVMLKKIQDRVHFVNKTLTVAPYLAAIDVLVQNSQARGECFGRITIEAMAFQLPVLGTAAGGTTEIVLNGTTGLLHPVGKEGITPLAKNIVKLATHVERRLTMGKRGYERVKEIFLEHHMAHRIAAVLKEVLRKSKRSSGA; encoded by the exons ATGGCGAAGCACTCGGGCGCGTGGGCCGCTTCGCACACGCGCTGGCTCCTCGCTCTCCTTATGATGCTCTCGGTCTCGACGTTGATCGCCTTCTTGATCAGACCCGCCTTCGACTCCTGCGATCGCCATGTGGAAGTCGTGAAAAAGCGAGTCGACTCGGCTCCGCAGACCGGGTCCGCGCCGAGTCCACTCGGTTTCATGAAGTCCAAGCACGTCCTGCTCGTCTCGCACGAGCTCTCACTCTCCG GTGGACCATTGTTGTTGATGGAGCTAGCATTTCTGTTAAGAAGGGTTGGTGCTGAGGTTCGTTGGATTACAATCCACAAGCCTGCAGGAACAGATGAGGTGATATACAGTTTGGAACATAAGATGTTGGACAGGGGAGTGCAG GTCTTCTCTGCCAAGGGTCAGGAAGCTATAGACACAGCTCTCAGGGCTGATTTGGTTGTTTTGAACACAGCTGTTGCTGGGAGATGGCTTGATGCTGTTCTCAAGGAAAATGTTCCTCGTGTTCTTCCGAAGGTGTTGTGGTGGATCCATGAAATGCGTGGACATTACTTCAGATTGGAGTATGTCAAGCACCTGCCTTTGGTTGCTGGTGCTATGATTGATTCTCATGTAACAGCAGAATACTGGAAGAATAGGACTCATGAACGCTTGGG GATTAAAATGCCTGAGACTTATGTTGTTCACCTTGGAAATAGCAAGGAACTCATGGAAGTTGCTGAAGACAGTGTAGCAAAAAGGGTTTTGCGTGAACATGTCAGAGAGTCTCTTGGAGTGCGAAATGAAGATTTACTATTTGCCATCATAAACA GTGTTTCACGTGGAAAAGGCCAGGATCTATTTCTTCGTTCATTCTATGAAAGCTTGCAATTGATCCAAGAAAAGAAGTTGCAGGTGCCAAGACTGCATGCAGTAATAGTTGGAAGTGACATGAATGCTCAGACCAAGTTTGAGTCTGAATTACGTAACTTTGTAATGCTGAAGAAAATCCAAGATCGAGTTCACTTTGTAAATAAAACTCTGACTGTAGCCCCTTATCTAGCTGCAATTGATGTTCTCGTTCAGAATTCCCAG GCACGGGGAGAATGCTTCGGTAGGATAACCATTGAAGCTATGGCATTCCAGCTGCCTGTACTG GGAACAGCAGCAGGAGGCACCACAGAGATTGTATTGAATGGCACGACGGGTTTGCTGCATCCTGTTGGGAAGGAAGGGATTACTCCCCTTGCCAAGAACATTGTCAAACTCGCCACTCATGTTGAGAGGAGGCTCACAATGGGGAAGAGAGGGTATGAGAGGGTCAAAGAAATCTTTTTAGAGCACCACATGGCGCATAGAATTGCTGCTGTTCTGAAGGAAGTGTTGCGCAAGTCAAAGAGAAGCTCAGGAGCTTGA
- the LOC132171209 gene encoding uncharacterized protein LOC132171209 isoform X1 — translation MSSENPRKWRFTWEAQSHVPNLRLFIFDSYTMPSVQCQNLKVHLNPSQSLVLVSWFEELEVSLRVPTPRVLVDPESPVSFRAFDDHIEVKLVLLLPVDHPIVSSFDSVLNLSEGRENVVFDALKPLEMDSDLKSLSSSGGVHFYCRSCSFKLTKSPLRHFVEMPSVDWREVADNWFGTCCCSFGGISEKLVTGYAKSYTCAEGICQLSSTTVTLCKDDLVEWKSHDQVECQRSDSGTDINGDNGFGEAGLDSRSQCGGLITCDDPSEETQASDGEKFMHFKNENIARKFRCGVHEEETNDDASSCLLPESDLPKNVASAPGCCDHEESHVLNHVDEDHTHHVSETKETKANQKCLLNGFLGNVFMVRSFNRSVDVEWIEYVCPQCSSLLGAYPYGNGYAPVDSGVRLFKCYISTCTPVGGSGDLFRGYTLERMFTNQLLESAKDESSYRTVVKDVKTKSPLLQIVLLNPNSWSCAGYCVDAEGDTGPVSSMYLHPVIKVLFSDCSNSTESQSRMIEEWETKNLADEVFMLNCQIKELIKSLVSRKDLVPASYSCLQGLSLSSMRR, via the exons ATGTCCTCCGAAAACCCTAGAAAATGGCGGTTCACATGGGAAGCCCAATCTCACGTCCCGAACCTTCGGTTATTCATATTCGATTCGTACACTATGCCCTCGGTTCAGTGCCAGAATCTCAAGGTCCATCTCAATCCCTCACAGTCTCTGGTCCTGGTGAGCTGGTTTGAAGAACTCGAAGTCTCGCTCAGGGTTCCGACTCCACGGGTTCTGGTCGACCCTGAGTCTCCCGTTAGCTTCCGAGCCTTTGATGATCACATTGAGGTCAAGCTCGTCCTGCTTCTTCCGGTCGATCATCCAATCGTTTCGAGTTTCGATTCCGTGTTGAATTTGTCCGAAGGCCGAGAAAATGTGGTCTTTGATGCACTGAAGCCACTAGAAATGGACTCCG ACCTGAAGAGTCTATCTTCTAGTGGAGGAGTTCACTTCTACTGTAGAAGTTGCTCGTTTAAGCTGACTAAAAGTCCTCTCAG ACATTTTGTGGAAATGCCATCAGTTGATTGGCGAGAGGTGGCTGATAACTGGTTCGGGACTTGCTGTTGTTCCTTTGGAGGTATAAGTGAGAAGCTGGTGACTGGGTATGCAAAATCATATACATGTGCTGAGGGTATTTGCCAGTTAAGTTCCACAACTGTTACTCTTTGCAAGGATGATCTTGTGGAATGGAAATCCCACGACCAGGTTGAATGCCAGCGGTCTGACTCTGGAACAGATATCAACGGCGACAATGGATTTGGTGAAGCCGGTCTAGATTCTAGAAGTCAGTGTGGAGGATTAATAACCTGTGATGATCCAAGTGAGGAAACACAAGCTTCTGATGGGGAAAAATTCATGCATTTTAAGAATGAAAATATTGCTAGAAAATTCAGATGTGGAGTTCATGAGGAAGAAACTAATGATGATGCTTCATCTTGTTTGTTGCCAGAATCAGATCTCCCTAAAAATGTGGCATCAGCTCCTGGTTGCTGTGATCATGAGGAAAGTCATGTTCTGAATCATGTTGATGAAGACCACACTCATCATGTGTCTGAAACTAAGGAGACCAAGGCAAACCAGAAATGTTTGCTCAATGGCTTTCTTGGAAATGTGTTCATGGTTAGATCCTTCAATCGATCTGTAGATGTTGAGTGGATTGAATATGTTTGCCCTCAATGTTCATCTCTTCTTGGAGCATACCCTTATGGTAATGGTTATGCACCTGTAGATTCTGGAGTGCGGTTATTTAAATGTTACATTTCCACTTGTACGCCAGTTGGTGGATCGGGTGATTTATTCAG GGGGTATACGTTGGAAAGAATGTTTACAAATCAGCTCCTGGAAAGTGCAAAGGATGAATCATCATATCGGACTGTGGTTAAGGATGTGAAAACCAAATCTCCTTTGCTGCAAATTGTTCTTCTGAATCCAAATTCTTGGTCATGTGCTGGTTACTGTGTGGATGCAGAGGGTGACACCGGACCAGTTTCTAGTATGTATCTGCATCCTGTTATCAAGGTGCTTTTTTCTGACTGCAGCAACAGTACGGAATCTCAGTCAAG GATGATAGAAGAGTGGGAAACAAAGAATTTAGCTGATGAAGTTTTCATGTTGAACTGTCAAATAAAAGAATTGATCAAATCTCTGGTGTCAAGAAAGGATCTAGTTCCAGCCTCATATTCTTGCCTCCAAGGTTTATCTTTGTCATCTATGCGGAGGTAA
- the LOC132172145 gene encoding dehydrin Xero 1-like, whose translation MAHYQNQHAAPASQVDEYGNPIRTDQYGNTIRTDEYGNPIRTDEFGNPIHHMTGTAGGYDTTTLQGMSHDVTGTGAHGVSGKLHRSGSSSSSSSEDDGHGGRRKKEGLTEKIKEKIPGVGHKDHRSNTSASTTYGYDEGQLHHQEKKGVMEKIKEKLPGHH comes from the exons ATGGCACATTACCAAAACCAGCACGCTGCACCTGCATCCCAAGTCGACGAATACGGCAACCCGATTCGCACGGATCAATATGGCAACACAATTCGCACGGACGAATATGGCAACCCGATTCGCACGGACGAATTTGGCAACCCGATCCACCACATGACCGGCACCGCCGGTGGATACGACACCACCACTCTCCAAGGTATGAGTCATGATGTAACGGGGACTGGCGCCCACGGCGTTTCTGGCAAGCTTCATCGCTCTGGAAGCTCAAGCTCTAGCTCT TCGGAGGATGATGGGCATGGCGGGAGAAGGAAGAAGGAGGGGCTGACGGAGAAGATAAAGGAGAAGATACCTGGTGTTGGACACAAGGATCACCGTAGTAATACAAGTGCAAGTACCACATATGGTTACGATGAGGGGCAACTACACCATCAGGAGAAGAAGGGGGTGATGGAAAAGATCAAAGAGAAGCTTCCTGGACACCACTAG
- the LOC132172996 gene encoding uncharacterized protein LOC132172996 isoform X2, translated as MMTKSWLPVIVTALVLQALGAVSVVVPSSNCYVLDNSSHIVDFSSWVGHNFEYERKDQKDPDLAVQFCKDVETRSQAGYVNFGRFDKLSYFVTGSGQVDFVQGYFNGDLRNCELSYDKMGRTAQVNVICGSCLNGECKGSPGCICNVTYESTCRVFVELAIPCERLGPRVFEGFTVGFHPRSWEIVYNGMTQLGFEKSYRDFSFTTEQVHVALYMTAIASLSNLVQKPIIEVLPENGLEVQLSGSGATGKPPTTLSPTVLIVDWRCEKALDTPYEVNVTIPIEGYEPIQFILTKMCALFFQILQNIDRIKGQMQQEGGLHLECYRAYSLSFQQCFVAEDSFTKLEWNACMGLMHCRA; from the exons ATGATGACCAAATCATGGCTACCCGTAATTGTCACAG CTCTTGTTTTACAGGCACTTGGGGCCGTTTCAGTTGTGGTACCGAGTTCCAATTGCTACGTCCTCGATAATTCTAGTCacattgttgatttt AGTAGCTGGGTTGGGCATAATTTTGAGTATGAGAGGAAGGACCAGAAG GACCCTGACTTGGCGGTTCAATTTTGCAAAGATGTGGAGACTAGATCGCAAGCG GGATATGTGAATTTTGGCCGATTTGATAAGCTCAGCTACTTCGTTACTGGTTCAGGGCAAGTTGATTTTGTTCAA GGTTATTTCAATGGTGACCTGAGGAATTGTGAGCTCAGTTATGACAAAATGGGACGTACAGCTCAG GTAAATGTTATATGTGGAAGTTGTTTAAATGGAGAATGCAAAG GTAGTCCTGGATGCATATGCAATGTTACCTATGAGTCAACTTGCAG AGTTTTTGTTGAACTTGCCATTCCATGTGAGAGATTGGGTCCACGGGTATTTGAGGGCTTCACTGTTGGTTTTCATCCACGATCATGGGAAATT GTTTACAATGGTATGACCCAATTGGGTTTTGAAAAGTCTTACCGTGATTTCAG CTTTACGACTGAACAAGTTCATGTAGCCCTTTATATGACTGCAATTGCTTCTCTATCAAATTTGGTGCAGAAGCCTATTATTGAG GTTCTTCCAGAAAATGGCCTGGAGGTTCAGTTATCAGGCTCAGGGGCAACTGGGAAACCTCCTACGACTTTGTCGCCCACAGTGCTGATTGTGGATTGGAGAT gTGAGAAGGCCCTTGATACTCCATATGAAGTTAATGTCACTATCCCAATAGAGGGTTATGAACCCATTCAGTTCATTCTTACAAAAATGTGTG ccttgttttttcaaattttgcagAATATAGACAGGATCAAGGGGCAGATGCAACAAGAGGGTGGGCTACATTTGGAGTGTTATCGTGCAT
- the LOC132171210 gene encoding AAA-ATPase At1g43910-like, translating to MMENLSMFMPSASTLLSAYALASTFFLLVNSIFEQIPQWLKDYMNPIIWELQSRFCSDFIFEVEDEWGVSDNEIFRAAMTYLPTRSGPTTPSLLVGSEKKCEQPGLGIPIGGQIVDEFQGMRLTWRLYSRKTRETIWNSNERKFFRLSCKKSCRQKVLDSYLPHVIRTSQSILNKLGLRIYTYDQDYSYWRMTAFRHPSTFETLAMDPEKKQFIMEDLDLFTSRKGFFDTTGKTWKRGYLLYGPPGTGKSSLVAAIANHLRYNVYDIQLSTVKSDSVLRQILTSTTNRSILLFEDIDCSTKVSHDRVKKKEKKASERPEPPDKPEKSDAPGITLSGLLNFIDGIWSSCGEERIIIFTTNYKEKLEPALLRPGRMDVHIHMGYCTPAGFRVLAGTHLGIKDHIIFGKIEALIQAVEVTPAEVAQQLMTSKKPEVALEGLAEFLITKKSEIKRAEPKKDKEEGQDDKQSREKHRDKYMNFVSRVFCVPNRECHQVDHE from the exons ATGATGGAAAATTTGTCCATGTTCATGCCCTCCGCATCCACCCTTCTGTCTGCCTATGCCTTGGCATCTACTTTCTTTCTACTCGTCAACTCAATCTTCGAGCAAATTCCACAATGGTTAAAGGACTACATGAACCCTATAATCTGGGAGTTGCAGTCTCGTTTCTGCTCCGATTTCATCTTCGAGGTAGAAGATGAGTGGGGGGTCTCCGACAATGAAATCTTCAGGGCGGCCATGACTTACTTGCCCACCAGAAGCGGACCCACCACCCCATCCCTCCTTGTGGGTTCTGAGAAGAAGTGTGAGCAACCAGGTTTGGGTATCCCAATTGGAGGCCAAATAGTCGATGAGTTCCAGGGCATGCGCCTTACGTGGAGGCTCTACTCTCGCAAAACACGAGAGACTATATGGAATTCCAACGAGAGGAAGTTTTTCAGACTTAGCTGCAAGAAAAGTTGCAGGCAAAAAGTCCTGGACAGCTATTTGCCCCACGTCATACGCACATCACAATCCATCTTGAATAAACTGGGCCTAAGGATTTACACCTACGACCAAGATTATTCGTACTGGAGGATGACGGCTTTCAGGCACCCATCAACGTTTGAGACTCTCGCAATGGACCCTGAGAAGAAGCAGTTCATAATGGAAGACCTTGACCTGTTTACGAGCCGCAAGGGGTTCTTTGACACCACTGGCAAGACTTGGAAACGCGGCTATCTTCTTTACGGGCCGCCGGGGACTGGGAAATCCTCGTTGGTCGCCGCCATTGCGAATCACCTCCGCTACAATGTCTATGATATTCAACTTTCCACAGTGAAGTCGGACAGCGTTCTAAGGCAGATCCTTACCTCCACCACCAACCGCTCCATTCTTCTTTTTGAAGACATTGATTGCAGTACAAAGGTGTCGCACGATCGTgtcaagaagaaagagaagaaggcCAGTGAGAGGCCTGAACCTCCAGACAAGCCTGAGAAGAGTGATGCTCCGGGG ATTACCCTATCCGGCTTGCTCAATTTCATCGATGGCATTTGGTCAAGCTGTGGTGAAGAGAGAATCATTATTTTTACaacaaattacaaagaaaaattgGAACCGGCTTTGTTGCGGCCAGGACGCATGGACGTTCACATTCACATGGGCTATTGCACCCCAGCCGGGTTCAGAGTGCTTGCTGGCACACACCTTGGCATTAAAGACCATATCATCTTCGGAAAGATCGAAGCCCTCATTCAAGCGGTAGAAGTTACTCCTGCAGAAGTAGCTCAGCAGCTTATGACGAGCAAGAAGCCTGAAGTTGCCCTGGAAGGTCTGGCAGAGTTTCTTATCACAAAGAAGAGTGAAATCAAAAGGGCCGAGCCCAAAAAGGACAAAGAAGAAGGCCAAGATGATAAGCAGAGTCGGGAGAAGCACCGTGATAAATATATGAATTTCGTTTCCCGTGTTTTTTGTGTTCCTAACAGAGAGTGCCATCAAGTAGACCACGAATAA